ATCAAGCAGGAACTTTACAACTTCAGCATACTGCTTTACATAAACATCCATTGAGCTGGTGTCAAGCCCATCACTCTTGATCATATATTTCCCGTTAACGAACATAGCGGGAACACCGCGTAATTGTAAATCCGCCGCGGCTTTCTCCTGCTGAACCACTAATGACTTCACAACAAAGCTGTTTAATGCGCCGTCATATTCTTCCGCACTGACGCCGGCACTAATAAACACATTACGAATATCTTCCGGATTCTGTACGGTTTGCGTTTTCTGAACCGCATCAAACATCAATGGGCTAACTTTATCTTCTACGCCCAGCGCAATCGCCACGGCCCAGGCTTGGGTTAACTCTTTCCCTAAGGGACCAAGAAAATCAACGTGATAACGCGTGAATTTGGTTCCAGCAGGTAACGATTTTTCTACCGCTTCCGGAATATGGTAAACCTCGGAAAATTGGTAGCAGTGCGGACAGTAAAATGAGAAAAATTCGAGAACCAGAGGTTCCTGAGTAGCGGATTTATCTAATTCCACATATTGCTTACCATTAGAAAAATCAGCTGCCGATGCACTAAATGCCAGAACTACGCCAATCAGTGCAAACCATAATTTTTTCATAAAATGCTCTCTCTTCATTCAATTTCAGTACATTGGCATCAGCTGCAGAGGAGGTTCCTGCAGCAGCTTAACCTGTTCGGTAAATATTGATGTCTGTTTAAGCCAGAAATCCGCATCCTTTATCCAAGGAAAATTTCGGGGAAAAGCAGGATCCTCCCAACGTCGTATAATCCAGGCTAAATAATGCACCTGTCGCATAGCTCGCAAAGGCTCGATTAATGACAACTCTTTGTCCTGAAATTCAGCAAACTCGCTGTAAGCCTCCAACAGAATATCTAACTGGATCCGCTGTTCACGGCGTTCACCGTGCAACAACATCCACAAATCCTGTATGGCCGGACCATTACGGGCATCGTCCAAATCAACGAACAGAGGACCATCACGCCATAAAATATTACCTGGGTGACAGTCCCCATGCAGACGAATAGATTGCCAATCAGTACGCCAGTAAACCTCAACGGTATCTATCAGCTTACTGGTTGCCTGTAAAAAAGCATTTCGATAAGTTTTCGGGATTAGCGGGCAACTCTCTAACAACCTATAGGGTTCATGCAGATATTCATTCAAACCTATCGTTGGTCTTTCCAAAAATGAAGATCTACGACCAACCTGATGGATTCTGCCTAAAAAACGCCCAACCCATTCCAATTGATCTTCATTATCCATCTCATATTGCCGCCCCCCGACGCTTGGAAAAACAGCAAAATGAAACCCATCATAAAGATGGAGCGTATGGCCATTAAGCGCTAACGGCGCAACTATAGGCACTTCATCGTCTGCAAGCTCGCTCGCAAAAGCGTGTTCTTCCATAATCTGCGCGGTACTCCACCGTTCAGGACGGTAAAACTTAACGACAAAACGCTTTCGGTCCTCATCCGTGAACTGATACACCCGGTTTTCATAACTGTTTAGGGCTGTTAAACCAGAGTCCACACGTATTCCTGCGTCTAACAAGGCATCCATTATCAATTCAGGAAACAACGTCTGAAAATTAAAAACTGAACTGTTCATAACAACCACTACCAGTAACGTACGATGTAAGATAAGCGCGCACGGATATCGCCATCAAAAATCAGGTTATGTAAGTCGGGCTTTCCCAACAGTATCAATCCTTAATTACTCCACGAGCACGAAGTAATGCGGTTTTGAAATCTTCTTCATAATCTTTTTTGAGTCCCGGGATAGTCTGCTCTTTATCTGAGTCGCGCATTTTCAGATGATAAATAAGGATATCATCAGTCAGCTCACTAAACTCCCCCTTAAAGCCCGCCTCCTGTGCAAGTTTTTGTAAAAATTGTACCAGATTTAAATCTGGCTCTTTTTGCCAGGCCGGATGCAACAGCTCAATCAGTTCATTAACGCGATGACATTTCATTTTTTTACCCTCAGATGTAAATACAATGACAAAAATAACAGTCTTATTAATATGTGAAAAGAACTTGGTCTTCAGCGAATGTTTTCAGAAAATAGCGTATGGCTTAAATAACCGAGGCGAAAAATGATCACAGGCGTGATTCTGGCTGGCGGACAGGCAACCCGGATGGGCGGCGACGATAAAGGTCTGCTGGAGCTAAATGGGTTGCCGTTATATCAACATGTGCTGTCACGACTGAGAAAACAGGTCGATGAAGTTATTATTAATGCCAATCGAAATATTCCTGTCTATCAACAAAGTGGATGTAGAGTAATAAGCGACCTGCAAAATGGCTTTTCAGGGCCACTGGCTGGCATCCTTACCGGCCTGTCCGCCGTCACATCGGAATGGCTGGTTTTCGTTCCCTGCGATGTCCCTAACCTGCCACAGGACTTGGTAAAACGGCTATGGAAAGGCCGGAAAGAAAAAAACGCAGCCTATGCTACTGACGGTCAACGAGAGCATCCCACTTTACTGCTAATAAATCGGCGTCTGATGAAACCACTGGAAGATTATCTTAGTCATGGCGATCGTAAGCTAATGATCTTTATGGAGCAGATCGGAGCAACCGCCGTCTCCTTTGCCGATCAGCCAGAAGCATTCCGCAACCTGAATTTCCCCGAGGATCTGTCTCGCCTCCAAAGGCAACATCATGAATCCTGATCAGCCTCGTCTGCTTGCTATTGCCGCTTACAGCGGCACCGGCAAAACAACCTTGTTAAAAGCCCTCATTCCTATCCTTAAGCGCGATGGTATTCGGGTTGGGTTAATCAAACATACCCATCATGACATGGATATTGATACGCCAGGCAAGGACAGCTATGAGTTGCGTAAGGCGGGAGCAGAGCAAACCATGGTGGTCAGCAGCCAAAGATGGGCCTTGATGACAGAAACGCCGGCGCAACAGCGACCCGATTTACATGAACTGGCAAAAAAGATGGATACCTCCGCACTCGATCTCATCTTGGTGGAGGGTTTTAAGCAGGAGAAAATTAACAAGATCGTCCTGTTTCGTCAGGCATTGGGACGTCCGCTGAGCGATTTACTGGACGACTATGTTATCGCTATCGGCACAGACGCCCCCTTCTCCACTTCCATATCGCTGCCGTTGTTAGATATCAATCAGCCTCAGCAGGTAGCCAATTTTATCCGCCAGTGGCTCAATCAGACGCGCTAACCGCTGTCCGCCATCCGTCGCCTAAAACGCAAAAAAGCCCCATGCTTGCGCATGAGGCTTCTTTACGTGTTTGATGCCTGGCAGTTCCCTACTCTCACATGGGGAGACCCCACACTACCATCGGCGCTTCGGCGTTTCACTTCTGAGTTCGGCATGGGGTCAGGTGGGACCACCGCGCTATCGCCGCCAGGCAAATTCTGTTTTATCCCAACCGTCGCAGTTTTCTCTGCAACCATCAGAACCAATCTTCGAACAAGCTAAATATCTTCGTCGTCTCTAAAACACCTTCGGTGTTGTAAGGTTAAGCCTCTCGGGTCATTAGTACCGGTTAGCTCAACGCATCGCTGCGCTTACACACCCGGCCTATCTACGTCGTCGTCTTCAACGGCCCTTCAGGGGACTCAAAGTCCCAGGGAAGACTCATCTCGAGGCAAGTTTCCCGCTTAGATGCTTTCAGCGGTTATCTCTTCCGCACTTAGCTACCGGGCAATGCAATTGGCATCACAACCCGTACACCAGTGGTGCGTTCACTCCGGTCCTCTCGTACTAGGAGCAACCCCTCTCAATCTTCCAACGCCCACGGCAGATAGGGACCGAACTGTCTCACGACGTTCTAAACCCAGCTCGCGTACCACTTTAAATGGCGAACAGCCATACCCTTGGGACCTACTTCAGCCCCAGGATGTGATGAGCCGACATCGAGGTGCCAAACACCGCCGTCGATATGAACTCTTGGGCGGTATCAGCCTGTTATCCCCGGAGTACCTTTTATCCGTTGAGCGATGGCCCTTCCATGCAGAACCACCGGATCACTAAGACCTGCTTTCGCACCTGCTCGAGCCGTCACTCTCGCAGTCAAGCTAGCTTATGCCTTTGCACTAACCTCCTGATGTCCGACCAGGATTAGCTAACCTTCGTGCTCCTCCGTTACTCTTTGGGAGGAGACCGCCCCAGTCAAACTACCCACCAGACACTGTCCGCAACCCCGCTCAGGGGCCCACGTTAGAACATCAAACATTAAAGGGTGGTATTTCAAGGTCGGCTCCACGCAGACTGGCGTCCACGCTTCGAAGCCTCCCACCTATCCTACACATCAAGGCTCAAGGTTCAGTGTCAAGCTATAGTAAAGGTTCACGGGGTCTTTCCGTCTTGCCGCGGGTACACTGCATCTTCACAGCGAGTTCAATTTCACTGAGTCTCGGGTGGAGACAGCCTGGCCATCATTACGCCATTCGTGCAGGTCGGAACTTACCCGACAAGGAATTTCGCTACCTTAGGACCGTTATAGTTACGGCCGCCGTTTACCGGGGCTTCGATCAAGAGCTTCGCATTGCTGCTTACCCCATCAATTAACCTTCCGGCACCGGGCAGGCGTCACACCGTATACGTCCACTTTCGTGTTTGCACAGTGCTGTGTTTTTATTAAACAGTTGCAGCCAGCTGGTATCTGCGACTGGTCTCAGCTCCGTCCGCAAGGGACTTCACCAAATCCAGCGTGCCTTCTCCCGAAGTTACGGCACCATTTTGCCTAGTTCCTTCACCCGAGTTCTCTCAAGCGCCTGAGTATTCTCTACCTGACCACCTGTGTCGGTTTGGGGTACGATTGATTGTTACCTGGTGCTTAGAGGCTTTTCCTGGAAGCGTAGCATCGGTTACTTCATCACCGTAGTGACTCGTCATCACGCCTCAGTGTTGACGGTGTTCCGGATTTACCAAAAACACCCACCTGCACGCTTAAACCGGGACTACCGTCGCCCGGCCAACCTAGCTTTCTCCGTCCCCCCTTCGCAGTAACAACCAGTACGGGAATATTAACCCGTTTCCCATCGACTACGCCTTTCGGCCTCGCCTTAGGGGTCGACTCACCCTGCCCCGATTAACGTTGGACAGGAACCCTTGGTCTTCCGGCGTGCGGGTTTTTCACCCGCATTATCGTTACTTATGTCAGCATTCGCACTTCTGATACCTCCAGCAACCCTCACAGGTCACCTTCGACGGCTTACAGAACGCTCCCCTACCCAACGAACGTATCCCTAAGTCAACTCGACTTTGTAAAACGCATTGAT
This window of the Brenneria goodwinii genome carries:
- the dsbA gene encoding thiol:disulfide interchange protein DsbA, which translates into the protein MKKLWFALIGVVLAFSASAADFSNGKQYVELDKSATQEPLVLEFFSFYCPHCYQFSEVYHIPEAVEKSLPAGTKFTRYHVDFLGPLGKELTQAWAVAIALGVEDKVSPLMFDAVQKTQTVQNPEDIRNVFISAGVSAEEYDGALNSFVVKSLVVQQEKAAADLQLRGVPAMFVNGKYMIKSDGLDTSSMDVYVKQYAEVVKFLLDKK
- a CDS encoding serine/threonine protein kinase; this translates as MNSSVFNFQTLFPELIMDALLDAGIRVDSGLTALNSYENRVYQFTDEDRKRFVVKFYRPERWSTAQIMEEHAFASELADDEVPIVAPLALNGHTLHLYDGFHFAVFPSVGGRQYEMDNEDQLEWVGRFLGRIHQVGRRSSFLERPTIGLNEYLHEPYRLLESCPLIPKTYRNAFLQATSKLIDTVEVYWRTDWQSIRLHGDCHPGNILWRDGPLFVDLDDARNGPAIQDLWMLLHGERREQRIQLDILLEAYSEFAEFQDKELSLIEPLRAMRQVHYLAWIIRRWEDPAFPRNFPWIKDADFWLKQTSIFTEQVKLLQEPPLQLMPMY
- a CDS encoding YihD family protein, whose amino-acid sequence is MKCHRVNELIELLHPAWQKEPDLNLVQFLQKLAQEAGFKGEFSELTDDILIYHLKMRDSDKEQTIPGLKKDYEEDFKTALLRARGVIKD
- the mobA gene encoding molybdenum cofactor guanylyltransferase MobA — its product is MITGVILAGGQATRMGGDDKGLLELNGLPLYQHVLSRLRKQVDEVIINANRNIPVYQQSGCRVISDLQNGFSGPLAGILTGLSAVTSEWLVFVPCDVPNLPQDLVKRLWKGRKEKNAAYATDGQREHPTLLLINRRLMKPLEDYLSHGDRKLMIFMEQIGATAVSFADQPEAFRNLNFPEDLSRLQRQHHES
- the mobB gene encoding molybdopterin-guanine dinucleotide biosynthesis protein MobB, with product MNPDQPRLLAIAAYSGTGKTTLLKALIPILKRDGIRVGLIKHTHHDMDIDTPGKDSYELRKAGAEQTMVVSSQRWALMTETPAQQRPDLHELAKKMDTSALDLILVEGFKQEKINKIVLFRQALGRPLSDLLDDYVIAIGTDAPFSTSISLPLLDINQPQQVANFIRQWLNQTR